The genomic segment AACACATCGTAATATTTTCAATAGACCACTGCTTTTATCTTCTAAATTTTTACCAATAGTTTTATCCATGAAATATGAATTATCGAAAGACTACCAAGTACCAACTGATAAATATATTACACACATAAATATTTCGTCAAAGCTAGCCTAGTAACTGGAAGAAAACAAATTTCGAATAAATAGAATCATTTCAGCAAAAACAGCTTCTTCTCTTCATGCATTTAGTCTAATACAAATCTTAAACATGTCTTTGCTCATATTACATTACATGTatgtttattgaaaaacaataatagGCTACAGTAATAGAATACAGTAATACACACAGTATATGCATGAGAAAAATGAGACACTCTTCTACAATATTTCGACAGcctctgatatatatatatatatatatatatatatatatatatcgatattATAAAACTTGTGTATCTTTAAAATGTTACAATAGAAATGACAACAAAAAGTTAATGTAGACACAAATAGAAGTATTGTCAGCATATTTGGATTACAAATATTAGAGTTGGTACATACCAGGaaactttattttcaaatcatataatattaaaaaatgatttttgatatCGTACTATCTACGGAGCGCACTTAATTCAGACTGGTGGCTAATTTCAAGACAAAAAAGGACagtttttcaaacaattttcatacaaaatattCATTGCGAAATTCCTGTTATTAGAAGATTTACAATACAGAATATTTGAGACTTGAATGAACTCGTCATCTGAATCAAATAcagatttcagaaaaaaaaaagagttaCAGTATATTGATAGTTGATATTGATGAGATTACTACTAATTCTTGCCCCAAAACAGTAATTAATTCAGTGAAAGATGCATATTTTGCCTCTCAATTAAAATATCACAAGTTTTTCGTGAGCACACCAGTCAGAATCAGGTTTAGCTAGTTAGTATTATTGCAGAAGCATGAATAACCAGTAGCGAAGAAAAAGGAGTTTTAGTAGTTCACAGATTTAGGGCAATATAAGCTTGGAACTTCTCCGACTATAACCCACAATGAGTAAAACAGTGACCACCAGATCAAAAACACTGGAACAGATTTTGCTCTGTATCAACATTTCAAAGGTGATAAACAGAGGGAGACATTTTAATGATTGTCTTCAATGACTGAGGAAATTCCAACTCATTGAGTACAAAAGAACTGTATCTCAGATGAAATGAGGACTCAcgatcatttttatttcaaggtATTCTTGTACTTGTTTGTGAGCTTactaaattgaattattttattataaaaaacagTACAGGAATATCCAGAGCGTTGCTTAGAATGCCACTTATGATGATAgcgaaaaaaaatgatttacatCCCAATTTTAAGGTTAAATTCTCTAACtatataaagtttttatattgTCGTTGTCGACTAAAAATAACAAGGTAGTTGTTTTAACCCAGCAATGAATAATATGATAAGAATGCAAAAGACCTAAATAATTTTGCTACAAAATTTTGTATTAAACGAGTTTAATAAAACATTGTAAATAGTACCGGTATATAACATTTGTTGATAAAATAGCAGCTTAAATACAACAAACCTGACAAGAAATCAGGTTGAACTaagatttaaaataattttttcaaaataaagtttTCTAATACCAagtgtcatttttttttacagtgtcTCTTTAGAAGTTTTGCTaggaatatataaataaacatgGATAGAGATAATGTTAATTTCAAATTCCTATGTTGTAAAATATATACTTTTAAATTACTATTATAAAGGGCCCGAATAAAACACcagtaaatattcaataaaaaagcaAACTTTCAAAATTCCTATTAGCATGTGTACATAGCAGATAACTTttaaacacacaaaacaaaCAACCGGATTGCAGTTGCAGTCATGATAAACAGCAGACTTGACTGCTGCTTTTTAATCCGCCTCAGTATTATATTATACAATCCTCCTaagaaaaaaatgattcaaagATTTGATTAAATGATGCCAAAAACAGAATACGTTCTCAAATATTCCTATTGGAATATGCTTTAACGTTACTGCATAGTCCTGAAGCATGACCTTCATAAATCATAATGCACAAATGTTCGGACAAATAcgaatttgatgtttttttcaCAGTTGAAGAAAGTGAATTGAATAGTATTACATGTTTTCTAATTTAATTAGTTTAAATTAATATGAATATTCTATTCAATATGGAACTTTTTCCAAATGATTATACACTGCGAATTTCAGATTTCAATTTGTAGAAATGCACAGAACTAAAGTTATCATAGCTGTATAACAAAACTGGTGGTATTGATAATTATTAACAcataatgcaaaaatatatagGTGAGTATAAGGTTTTATATTCGTTTTGCTCCGACTAAATTACTCTTCCTTTACTGATTCATCTTGTTCTTTTAAGCTTTGTCTGTATTTTACAACTCTGTAAACTTGTGATGTACCAGTAATTCCGAGCCCGACATTTACAGAAAAAAGAAGCCAGTTCTTAGGAATAATAACCAATGAATATCTCGACCATATGAATCCTGTAGCCATTAATGAAACTGATTGGTTAAGACTTAGTTTATCTGGGGGCCTAAAATAGTCAGATAGTCCAGCGATAACGAGTGCCCATTTAAATCCTGGAGCCCAGAAATGTATTGTTTTTAATCCAGCAGGGTGGTTCCATCGTTCTTTCATTTTTGCAGACATTCTACTTTGCAGTCTGTTGTCCAGTCGAACCAATGCATGGCGTATACTCATATTTTTATCAACGCCTTATATAAAAGTATCATAGATAATAatcttaataataacaatttaatCAGTCATTAGTTAACGGCATGAAATAGAATtacaaagatatatatatatattatatataataatacacTATAGATTTGTTAAATGACTGGTGAGAGAAGCCGGGATACCAAATTGCAACATCAATACAAAGGATGCTGATCATAAAAATGGGAATCCAGAGATATCTTGAGTCAATATGGGTATAACCAAatgataaatgaaatattttattttaataggaACAGTATGATGATATGAGAATAATGGGGCTATTTCAGACTTTCAAACTAAGTCAATTTTATGAATGGAATTTATATTATATCGTCTAGTGAAGCTgtcaaatttatgttttattaagTAAATTTTGTTTCAGCGTAATATAGCACCACACTTGCATATGTACCTTAAAATAGGTTGGGATGATAACATGAACAAGATGCGTTTATTCTGTCCATTGAGAAAGCCTATTTGGTTAAGATGGGTCAATCTATCATGACAGAATTCTAATTTCATATGCAGCTGTGGGACTGTATTACACTAAGCTACAAAATTTGATGcaaatattctatttttcaaattctgaatacatttaaaaaatttggaaaatatgagtataaagaattaaaaaaaaattgttatcaatGAAAAATTGGAGCCATTTTGGCAATTTAAAACATGGGTCATAAccataaagaaaaaaaatgcaatcAGGTAGGAATAGAGAAACCAAAAAATCACTATGATTAGCCTTCTAAGAAACATACGATACAAGCGAAGCGAAATTTGAACATATTCGGAGCATGCTTTTagtcatttaaatatttactgAGATTCAGGAAAACTACTTTGCTTATGTTGAAGTTTGGGAAAACGAGTAGAAGCATTTattatttggaataaaattctgCTCTTATTGCTCTGGAGGTCCTGAATGAAGCACATGAAAGCTCCTTTGTATGTCAAGTCAAAAATTAATCTGGGATTACTGAAATCTGTGGGTTCAAATATAAATAGTTTGGCATACGACAACTCAACACAAAATCTTGCTCGgtgaatttctttttttaaattcatgtgAAACGCAAAGTCAGTTTTGGCTCACTTGTTCAAAAGCTCGACACAATTGAAGTCCTAAAACACGGTGCATAAAATGCTCATTTCAAATTATGGTCCATTCAAGCCTCTTACGAAGAAACcgcataaaattgaaatattatacaaattatTATGTTTATCAAATGCAGACAAGACAAAATATATGACAATAATTGCAATTCTATGGACAGAACCCAAATCCCAAAATTCTGTGATGCCGTTTGAATAGATAACAGAtatgtaatttttataacaaatactGAGTCCAAATAAATTGA from the Styela clava chromosome 5, kaStyClav1.hap1.2, whole genome shotgun sequence genome contains:
- the LOC120344844 gene encoding mitochondrial pyruvate carrier 2-like: MSAKMKERWNHPAGLKTIHFWAPGFKWALVIAGLSDYFRPPDKLSLNQSVSLMATGFIWSRYSLVIIPKNWLLFSVNVGLGITGTSQVYRVVKYRQSLKEQDESVKEE